A single Bosea sp. PAMC 26642 DNA region contains:
- a CDS encoding DUF192 domain-containing protein, with protein sequence MHAPRTFLAAFLAWALLACNATAFAQTAPAAGLEPLVIVSGEKRHAFQVEVMRTPDQRAKGLMHRNYMPADRGMLFDFARTEPVAMWMQNTFIPLDMLFIRADGTVARIAERTEPLSTRTIPSGEPVLSVLEINGGVAEKLGIKPGDKIEHVLFKR encoded by the coding sequence ATGCACGCCCCCCGCACATTTCTCGCTGCCTTCCTTGCCTGGGCGCTGCTGGCCTGCAATGCGACCGCCTTCGCCCAGACCGCGCCTGCTGCCGGACTCGAACCACTTGTCATCGTCAGCGGCGAAAAGCGCCATGCCTTTCAGGTCGAGGTGATGCGCACGCCGGACCAGCGCGCCAAGGGGCTGATGCACCGCAATTACATGCCGGCCGATCGCGGGATGTTGTTCGATTTCGCCCGCACCGAACCTGTGGCGATGTGGATGCAGAACACCTTCATCCCGCTCGACATGCTCTTCATTCGTGCCGACGGCACGGTCGCACGCATCGCCGAGCGCACCGAACCGCTCTCGACCCGCACGATTCCGTCGGGCGAGCCTGTCCTCTCCGTGCTGGAGATCAATGGCGGCGTCGCCGAAAAACTCGGCATCAAGCCCGGCGACAAGATCGAGCACGTCTTGTTCAAGCGCTGA
- a CDS encoding ETC complex I subunit translates to MTARIYRPARTAMQSGTAKTERWLLEYEPERPREIEPLMGWTSSGDMKSQLKLWFDSAAEAVAYATRNGIAYRVEQPNEAKRRSIAYADNFKYSRVGQWTH, encoded by the coding sequence ATGACGGCACGCATCTATCGCCCCGCCCGCACCGCGATGCAGTCGGGCACGGCCAAGACCGAGCGCTGGCTGCTCGAATACGAGCCGGAACGGCCACGCGAGATCGAGCCTCTGATGGGCTGGACCTCGTCGGGCGACATGAAGAGCCAGCTCAAGCTCTGGTTCGACAGCGCAGCCGAAGCCGTCGCCTACGCCACCCGCAACGGCATCGCCTATCGCGTCGAGCAGCCCAACGAGGCCAAGCGCCGCTCGATCGCCTATGCCGACAATTTCAAATACAGCCGCGTCGGACAGTGGACGCATTGA
- a CDS encoding acyltransferase family protein: protein MKSQNIKYIERLDHLRFFAAFLVLMFHGRIFYSAKQIFRIPIIDQGDIGVTLFMVLSGMILTLIAYDSAISLGKFYSNRALRIYPLFVFVITLGYFSMPDPRETSVGVDYLLSLLPISNLYRMKYGPFGGQLWSVAVEIQFYLLFPILALKARGLRFYVSLIALLIILRTLIYTLNGTVHQMAYFSIFGNLDAFLIGGITAIAYKETEGYTFRWYWCIAVLVAINVFLVVLYRLIGFPSTSPFWTIWPDVQSLLWSALILSYLRANMRVPLSKLWSYLGKISYSIYAWHILVWMTVAHLMPVPWGSTYLTGLLLVLPATIAIAALSYSVIEAPFLMMRARYVIASSGSAAPVGRP, encoded by the coding sequence GTGAAAAGCCAAAATATCAAATACATCGAAAGGCTGGATCACCTACGATTCTTTGCGGCTTTCCTCGTTTTAATGTTTCACGGTAGAATTTTTTACTCGGCAAAACAAATTTTTCGTATACCGATCATAGATCAGGGCGATATCGGAGTCACGCTCTTCATGGTTTTGAGCGGAATGATATTGACGCTGATTGCTTACGATAGCGCGATTTCACTCGGAAAATTCTACAGCAATCGGGCGCTCAGAATATATCCTCTGTTCGTATTCGTCATCACGCTCGGATATTTCTCGATGCCCGACCCGCGAGAGACATCCGTCGGCGTCGATTACCTTCTTTCACTGCTTCCGATCTCGAATCTGTATCGCATGAAGTACGGGCCCTTTGGCGGACAATTGTGGTCCGTCGCGGTGGAGATCCAGTTCTACCTTTTGTTTCCGATCCTGGCCTTAAAGGCGCGGGGCCTGCGGTTCTACGTCAGCCTGATCGCTCTGCTGATCATCCTGCGTACGCTGATCTATACTTTGAACGGCACGGTCCATCAGATGGCGTATTTCTCCATCTTCGGAAATCTCGACGCCTTCCTGATCGGGGGCATCACGGCGATCGCCTACAAGGAGACCGAGGGTTACACCTTTCGCTGGTACTGGTGCATTGCCGTCCTCGTTGCGATCAACGTCTTCCTTGTCGTCTTGTACAGATTGATCGGCTTCCCCAGCACGTCGCCATTCTGGACGATCTGGCCGGATGTGCAGAGCCTGTTGTGGTCTGCATTGATCCTGAGCTATCTGCGGGCGAATATGCGGGTTCCGCTCTCGAAGCTCTGGAGCTATCTCGGCAAGATCAGCTATTCGATTTATGCATGGCACATCCTGGTCTGGATGACCGTCGCGCACCTGATGCCCGTGCCATGGGGATCGACCTATTTGACCGGGCTTCTGCTGGTGTTGCCGGCAACGATCGCGATCGCGGCGCTGAGCTACTCTGTCATCGAAGCGCCTTTTCTGATGATGCGAGCTCGCTACGTCATCGCGTCCTCCGGCTCGGCAGCGCCAGTCGGCCGCCCATAG
- a CDS encoding ArnT family glycosyltransferase, protein MVLLNASLGRLTATASASHWRACIFLVLLSLGAFLPGFFTLQPLDRDEPRFAQASKQMLETHDFVDIRFQAEARHKKPVGIYWLQSATVAAGAALGVSEARTQIWLYRIPSLVGAVATVLLTYWALLAFLSPGMALLGAALMAACVLLGVEARIAKTDAVLAACAVATMGALARVWLDWTRSLAFVPSRHNWLVFWSATAIALLIKGPIVPMVWGLAMLVLCISARSVRWLKPLRFGPGLLLCLLVVIPWVVAIAMKTGGSFFTESVGNDMLGKVAEGQEKHWGPPGLYLIVFFGTYWPAAAFAAMAIPFAWVRRREPQILFLLAWIVPSWLVFEAVPTKLPHYVLPLYPAVTALLLLAIVNGGIDRFRRGSTATALLCLLVPLALVSAIIFANWTLDASVPYLALPLLIAALFVSWRVVASFRRGDLDGALWRGVLASLLLSVGVYAFAIESLRAFKLSPRLAETIRAAGCTDPAVMTVGYREPSLVFLVGTDLDMGSDGAAAAAFLNQPGCRVALVESRFKDGFQAAVAQSGITPRLLTTLRGFNLNGGRKLEMAVFVRP, encoded by the coding sequence ATGGTTTTGCTGAATGCCTCTCTCGGCCGTCTGACGGCAACGGCCTCGGCCAGTCATTGGCGTGCCTGCATATTTCTGGTGCTGCTGTCGTTGGGCGCCTTCTTGCCGGGCTTCTTCACGCTGCAGCCGCTCGATCGCGACGAACCGCGTTTCGCCCAGGCCAGCAAGCAGATGCTGGAAACGCACGACTTCGTCGACATCCGCTTCCAAGCCGAGGCGCGCCACAAGAAGCCGGTCGGTATCTACTGGCTACAGAGCGCCACTGTGGCGGCTGGCGCGGCGCTCGGTGTCTCCGAAGCCCGCACCCAGATCTGGCTTTATCGCATTCCCTCGCTTGTCGGTGCGGTCGCGACGGTATTGCTGACTTATTGGGCACTGCTCGCCTTTCTCAGCCCGGGGATGGCACTGCTCGGCGCCGCCTTGATGGCAGCCTGCGTGTTGCTCGGTGTCGAAGCGCGTATCGCCAAGACCGATGCGGTGCTTGCCGCCTGCGCCGTCGCTACCATGGGCGCCTTGGCGCGCGTGTGGCTCGACTGGACGCGCTCGCTCGCCTTCGTGCCGAGCCGCCACAACTGGCTGGTGTTCTGGAGCGCCACAGCGATCGCGCTGCTGATCAAGGGGCCGATCGTCCCCATGGTCTGGGGGCTGGCGATGCTGGTGCTCTGCATCAGCGCGCGCTCGGTTCGCTGGCTCAAGCCGCTGCGCTTCGGCCCGGGGCTGCTGCTCTGCTTGCTCGTCGTCATACCCTGGGTCGTTGCCATCGCCATGAAGACCGGCGGCAGCTTCTTCACCGAGAGTGTCGGCAACGACATGCTCGGCAAGGTCGCTGAGGGTCAGGAGAAGCATTGGGGGCCGCCCGGGCTCTATCTCATCGTCTTTTTCGGCACCTATTGGCCCGCGGCAGCCTTTGCGGCGATGGCGATCCCCTTCGCCTGGGTCCGCCGGCGCGAACCGCAGATCCTGTTCCTGCTGGCCTGGATCGTGCCGTCCTGGCTCGTTTTCGAGGCCGTGCCGACGAAATTGCCGCATTATGTCCTGCCGCTCTATCCGGCGGTGACGGCGTTGCTGCTGCTGGCGATCGTCAATGGCGGCATCGACCGGTTCCGGCGCGGCTCGACTGCGACGGCCCTGCTCTGCCTGCTCGTGCCGCTCGCCCTGGTCAGCGCCATCATTTTCGCGAACTGGACGCTCGACGCGAGCGTCCCCTATCTGGCGCTGCCTTTGCTGATCGCGGCGCTGTTTGTCTCATGGCGCGTCGTCGCGTCTTTCCGGCGCGGCGATCTCGATGGGGCGCTCTGGCGCGGCGTACTGGCGAGCCTGCTGCTGAGCGTCGGTGTTTATGCCTTCGCGATCGAGAGTCTGCGTGCCTTCAAGCTCTCGCCGCGCCTCGCCGAGACCATCAGGGCCGCGGGCTGCACCGATCCCGCCGTGATGACGGTCGGCTATCGCGAGCCCAGTCTCGTCTTCCTGGTCGGGACAGATCTCGACATGGGCAGCGATGGGGCGGCCGCGGCTGCCTTCCTCAACCAGCCGGGCTGTCGCGTCGCCCTCGTCGAAAGCCGGTTCAAAGATGGTTTTCAGGCGGCTGTCGCACAGTCCGGCATCACACCGCGTCTGCTCACCACGCTGCGCGGTTTCAACCTCAATGGCGGCCGCAAGCTCGAGATGGCGGTGTTCGTCCGGCCATGA